From a region of the Streptococcus ruminantium genome:
- a CDS encoding YlbF/YmcA family competence regulator has protein sequence MSVNIYDIANELERAIRNLPEYKAVEAVKASVEGNSEAKEVLENYISFQKDIQGKLQAGEIPTEADQEKLLDFNKKVQATPLLTEYFNKQQQLGTYVADLERIIFKPLNELL, from the coding sequence ATGTCAGTAAATATCTATGATATTGCAAATGAATTGGAGCGTGCTATTCGTAATCTGCCTGAATACAAGGCAGTAGAAGCTGTAAAAGCTTCAGTTGAGGGAAATTCAGAAGCCAAGGAAGTTTTGGAAAATTATATTTCTTTTCAAAAGGATATTCAAGGTAAGTTACAAGCTGGCGAGATTCCAACTGAGGCAGATCAGGAGAAATTGTTGGACTTCAATAAGAAAGTTCAAGCCACCCCACTGTTGACAGAATACTTCAACAAACAACAGCAACTTGGTACGTATGTTGCAGATTTGGAACGCATAATTTTTAAACCGTTGAATGAACTATTGTGA
- a CDS encoding prephenate dehydrogenase: MSKNILIVGLGLIGSSLALCIRRQHPDYQIFGVDPNEHSWQIALDSGMVDQVSTNLEVLANQADVIFLCTPIQVCIGLIEELSSFSLKDTVLITDVGSTKSVIMAAAEQYLAPKQLNFIGGHPMAGSHKSGVDAADIHLFENAYYILTPCKVTKANAIPTLVDLLSGTGARFIQLEAQEHDQVTSQISHFPHILASSLIHQAGEYAQLHPFTNHFAAGGFRDMTRIAETEPSMWTSILMTNPEAIIDRIEEFQSRLIAVSDLLKSGNKEAIWEFFDKGRQTRKAMEIHKRAGIDSFYDLFINIPDKDDTILNVLEVLRGISIVNIRINEENREDIHGVLQITFKNKGNLEEAAKRLSKQTTYQIYLD, encoded by the coding sequence ATGAGCAAGAATATTTTGATTGTTGGATTAGGGCTGATTGGGAGTTCACTTGCCTTGTGTATTCGTAGACAACATCCCGACTATCAAATTTTTGGAGTTGATCCGAATGAGCATTCCTGGCAAATTGCTCTAGATAGTGGAATGGTAGATCAAGTGTCAACAAATCTTGAGGTCTTGGCTAATCAGGCAGATGTTATCTTTCTTTGTACTCCTATCCAAGTCTGTATTGGTTTGATAGAGGAGTTGAGTTCTTTTTCCTTGAAGGATACAGTCTTGATTACGGATGTTGGTTCCACTAAGTCAGTAATTATGGCTGCTGCTGAGCAGTACTTGGCTCCCAAGCAGCTTAATTTTATCGGTGGACATCCTATGGCTGGTAGTCATAAATCTGGTGTAGATGCTGCAGATATTCATCTCTTTGAGAACGCTTATTATATTCTGACGCCTTGCAAAGTTACCAAGGCAAATGCTATACCCACACTGGTGGATTTGTTATCTGGAACAGGTGCTCGCTTTATTCAGTTGGAAGCACAAGAGCACGATCAAGTAACTAGTCAAATTTCTCATTTTCCACATATCTTGGCTTCTAGCCTGATTCATCAAGCAGGGGAGTATGCCCAGCTTCATCCTTTCACGAATCACTTTGCTGCGGGTGGTTTCAGAGATATGACTAGGATTGCTGAGACTGAGCCTAGTATGTGGACGAGTATCCTTATGACCAATCCAGAAGCAATTATTGATAGAATTGAGGAGTTTCAAAGTCGTCTGATTGCGGTATCAGATTTACTGAAATCTGGCAACAAGGAAGCTATTTGGGAATTTTTTGACAAAGGTAGGCAGACACGCAAGGCAATGGAAATTCACAAGCGAGCAGGAATTGACTCTTTTTATGATTTGTTTATCAACATTCCAGATAAAGATGATACAATCTTGAATGTTTTAGAAGTTTTACGTGGAATCTCTATTGTTAATATCCGTATCAATGAGGAAAATCGTGAAGATATACACGGTGTTTTGCAAATTACGTTTAAAAATAAAGGAAATTTGGAAGAAGCTGCCAAACGCTTGAGCAAGCAGACGACTTACCAAATTTACTTAGATTAG
- the aroC gene encoding chorismate synthase — protein MRYLTSGESHGPRLTAIVEGVPAGLSLTAEDINIDLERRQGGYGRGSRMQIETDRVEITAGVRHGKTTGAPITLNVTNKDHQKWLDIMSVEDIEDKLKSKRRIKHPRPGHADLVGGMKYRFDDLRNSLERSSARETTMRVAVGAVAKRILAELDIEIANHIVVFGGKEMDIPDGLTIAEIRERAEQSEVSVVNRECEEEIKDYIDQVKRDGDTIGGVVETIVGGVPAGLGSYVQWDRKLDAKLAQAVVSINAFKGVEFGVGFRAGYLKGSQVMDEILWSEEEGYTRRTNNLGGFEGGMTNGQPLVIRGVMKPIPTLYQPLMSVDIDTHKPYKATVERSDPTALPAAGVVMESVVATTLAMEILDKFSSDNMEELKVAVASYRDHIRNF, from the coding sequence ATGCGCTACTTAACATCCGGTGAGTCTCACGGTCCGCGACTAACAGCTATTGTAGAGGGAGTACCAGCTGGTCTTTCATTGACAGCCGAGGATATCAATATTGATTTGGAACGCCGTCAGGGTGGTTATGGTCGAGGTAGTCGTATGCAGATTGAGACAGATCGTGTAGAGATTACTGCAGGTGTTCGTCATGGTAAGACGACAGGTGCTCCCATCACTCTAAATGTCACCAATAAGGACCATCAAAAATGGCTGGATATTATGTCTGTTGAAGATATTGAGGACAAGTTAAAAAGTAAGCGCCGAATCAAGCATCCTCGACCAGGACATGCAGATTTAGTTGGAGGGATGAAGTATCGCTTTGACGATTTACGAAATTCTCTGGAGCGTTCCAGTGCGCGTGAAACAACCATGCGAGTAGCTGTAGGCGCAGTTGCCAAGCGTATTTTAGCGGAGCTAGATATTGAAATTGCCAACCATATAGTTGTTTTTGGTGGCAAGGAAATGGATATACCAGATGGTCTAACCATCGCTGAAATCCGTGAGCGTGCTGAACAATCAGAAGTTTCAGTTGTGAACCGAGAATGTGAAGAGGAAATCAAGGACTATATTGATCAAGTTAAGCGAGATGGTGATACTATCGGTGGTGTCGTTGAAACGATTGTTGGAGGAGTTCCAGCAGGTCTTGGTTCTTATGTGCAATGGGATAGAAAGCTAGATGCCAAACTAGCACAAGCTGTTGTTTCCATCAACGCTTTCAAAGGAGTAGAGTTTGGTGTTGGTTTTCGAGCTGGCTACCTTAAAGGGAGTCAAGTTATGGATGAAATTCTTTGGTCTGAAGAGGAAGGATATACTCGCAGAACCAACAATTTAGGTGGTTTTGAAGGAGGAATGACCAATGGACAACCTTTGGTCATTCGTGGTGTCATGAAACCGATTCCGACACTCTATCAGCCACTCATGTCTGTCGATATTGATACCCATAAACCCTACAAGGCAACGGTTGAACGTTCAGATCCAACGGCTCTTCCAGCCGCTGGAGTAGTTATGGAATCTGTTGTAGCAACAACTCTTGCAATGGAGATTTTGGATAAATTCTCTTCAGACAATATGGAAGAATTGAAAGTTGCGGTTGCAAGTTATCGTGACCATATAAGAAATTTCTAG
- the aroD gene encoding type I 3-dehydroquinate dehydratase: protein MQIVVPIMPRSLEDVEVIDVERLAEADLIEWRADYLPKDDILRVAPAIFEKCNGKEVIFTIRTTREGGHLDLADQEYVNLIKEVAALYQPDYIDFEYYSYQAVFEQMLDFPNLVLSYHNFEQTPVNYLEIMSELTSLSPAVVKMAVMANTEQDVLDVMNYTRGFKSLNAEQKFATFAMGELGKLTRIAGGITGSCWTFASLDETSAPGQMSLGNTRKFLEILEN from the coding sequence ATGCAAATAGTAGTTCCTATCATGCCTAGAAGCTTGGAAGATGTAGAGGTCATTGATGTAGAGCGTCTGGCAGAAGCTGATTTGATTGAGTGGAGGGCTGATTACCTCCCAAAAGATGATATTTTAAGAGTAGCCCCAGCCATATTTGAGAAGTGTAATGGTAAGGAAGTGATTTTCACTATACGGACGACACGTGAGGGTGGCCATTTGGATTTGGCAGATCAAGAGTATGTAAATTTGATTAAGGAAGTTGCAGCTCTTTATCAGCCGGATTATATTGATTTTGAATATTATTCCTATCAGGCTGTTTTTGAGCAGATGTTGGATTTTCCGAATCTTGTTTTGAGCTACCATAATTTTGAGCAAACGCCTGTTAATTATTTGGAGATTATGTCTGAATTAACTAGTCTATCACCAGCTGTTGTTAAGATGGCTGTGATGGCTAATACTGAACAGGATGTCTTGGATGTTATGAATTATACTCGTGGGTTCAAGTCCTTGAATGCAGAGCAAAAATTTGCTACGTTTGCAATGGGAGAATTGGGCAAGTTGACTCGTATTGCAGGGGGAATTACGGGTTCTTGCTGGACATTTGCTAGTCTTGATGAAACGTCTGCACCGGGTCAAATGTCTCTGGGGAATACTCGTAAGTTTTTGGAAATTTTGGAGAATTAA
- a CDS encoding class I SAM-dependent rRNA methyltransferase, whose translation MKIKVNRIVEQKVNRGIQLLESADFPDLSLDEDTLVSLYSEDGKHLGQAYLSKQNKGIGWVFSTSHQELTIDFFVNLFVKAKRRRQIFYQSEVTDAFRVFNQDGDGFGGLTVDLYGEYAVFSWYNTFIYSIKDRIVSAFRNVFPEIKGSYEKIRFKGGDVESAFLYGEEAPDYFTVLENGVRYQVFMNDGLMTGIFLDQHEVRGSLVDGLAAGKSLLNMFSYTAAFSIAAALGGASQTTSVDLAKRSRELSQAHFLENGVDVKAHQFIVMDVFEYFRYAKRKGLSYDVIILDPPSFARNKKQTFSVAKDYHKLIAQSLEILNTGGTIIASTNAANVSVEKFKRQIEKGFGSKKHRYVASYRLPADFVINKNDESSNYLKVFTIQVDKCK comes from the coding sequence ATGAAAATAAAGGTGAATCGGATTGTAGAACAGAAGGTTAATAGAGGAATTCAACTCTTAGAAAGTGCCGATTTTCCAGACTTATCTCTTGATGAGGACACACTGGTTAGTCTATATTCTGAGGATGGAAAGCATCTAGGGCAGGCTTATTTATCCAAACAAAATAAAGGAATAGGTTGGGTATTTAGTACATCACATCAAGAATTAACAATAGATTTTTTTGTTAATTTATTTGTTAAAGCCAAGCGTAGACGACAAATTTTTTACCAGTCCGAGGTGACCGATGCTTTTCGTGTTTTCAATCAAGATGGCGATGGTTTTGGTGGTTTGACGGTTGATTTGTACGGTGAATATGCGGTTTTTTCATGGTACAATACCTTTATTTACTCTATTAAGGATAGGATTGTCTCAGCTTTTCGAAACGTATTTCCCGAAATCAAGGGGAGTTATGAGAAAATCCGTTTTAAAGGGGGAGATGTTGAATCTGCCTTTCTTTATGGAGAAGAGGCTCCAGACTATTTTACAGTTTTAGAAAACGGTGTTCGCTATCAGGTATTTATGAATGATGGATTGATGACCGGTATCTTTTTGGATCAGCATGAGGTGCGTGGTTCACTGGTTGATGGTCTAGCTGCTGGCAAGTCACTTCTAAATATGTTTTCCTATACAGCAGCCTTTTCCATTGCTGCGGCTTTAGGAGGTGCTTCGCAGACAACTTCTGTTGACCTAGCTAAGCGCTCGCGCGAACTGTCACAAGCGCATTTTTTAGAAAATGGTGTAGATGTAAAGGCTCACCAGTTTATTGTGATGGATGTATTTGAGTACTTCAGGTATGCCAAACGAAAAGGATTAAGTTACGATGTTATTATCTTGGACCCTCCGAGTTTTGCTCGAAACAAGAAACAGACCTTTTCAGTGGCTAAGGACTATCATAAGTTGATTGCACAATCCCTGGAAATACTAAATACAGGTGGAACTATCATTGCTTCGACCAATGCAGCCAATGTTTCGGTAGAGAAATTCAAGCGACAAATCGAAAAAGGATTTGGGTCTAAAAAGCACCGTTATGTGGCAAGTTATCGCTTGCCAGCCGATTTTGTAATCAATAAAAATGATGAAAGTAGTAATTACCTCAAGGTCTTTACGATACAGGTAGACAAATGCAAATAG
- a CDS encoding LTA synthase family protein → MRKLIDSVKPHVQTRLGFILTLLIIYWLKTLWAYYVDFNLDTQGFFQNLIAIINPLPIGLLLLGLALYIKNTKIFYGLAIGIYTLLFIWLFSNAIYFREFSDYISISTMMATSSVSAGLGEAAIKLFRLWDIIYFIDFIVFATLLYRKSIQWDQRRFHQKSSFAITAFSVLFFSINLFLAEIDRPELLTRGFSNTYIVRALGLPAFLGYNANQTYNTHRDRSGATATALPPIKQYVAEHYAQPNDQYFGIAKGRNVIYLHLESLQQFVIDYKLNVNGVEHEVTPFLNSLYHSNSTLAFSNFFNQVKAGKTSDSETMLETSLFGLNQGSFMVQYGGSNTQQAAPYILSKNGGYTSAVFHGNAASFWNRNNTYKQWGYNYFFDQSYFSKTTADNSFQYGLNDKIMFADSIQYLERLQQPFYTKFITVSNHYPYTTSLTGDEIGFPLANTKDETINGYFATANYLDASIKAFFDYLKATGLYENSIIILYGDHYGISNSRNPDLAPLIGKDSQTWSDFDNAMMQRVPYMIVIPGMTNGGIFNTYSGEIDALPTLEHLLGIKANHFLQVGQDILSNQHNQIVALRTAGSFITPKYTSYERKLYYTETGQEITNPDETTQKEIDHIKETVAAQLAASDAIQTGDLIRFFDNGLPALDINQYSYIDSLAAEIAIENKLGKNSTSLYSKNGNKSTVDLFKAPSYAELYNKNGSVNTETNTTTSTSSE, encoded by the coding sequence GTGCGAAAACTAATTGACTCTGTCAAGCCCCATGTACAGACTCGGCTTGGCTTCATCCTTACTTTGTTAATCATTTATTGGCTAAAAACCTTATGGGCCTATTATGTTGACTTCAACTTAGATACACAAGGATTTTTTCAAAATCTTATTGCTATTATCAATCCTTTACCAATCGGCCTACTCTTACTTGGACTTGCTCTCTATATAAAAAATACTAAGATCTTCTATGGGTTGGCGATTGGAATTTATACTCTCCTTTTTATCTGGTTATTTTCAAATGCCATCTATTTTCGAGAGTTCTCAGATTATATCTCCATCTCTACCATGATGGCAACATCTAGCGTATCAGCAGGACTCGGTGAGGCAGCCATTAAGCTATTTAGATTGTGGGACATCATCTACTTTATTGATTTTATCGTCTTTGCTACCCTACTTTATCGAAAATCAATCCAATGGGATCAAAGAAGATTTCATCAAAAATCTAGTTTTGCTATTACTGCATTTTCTGTACTATTTTTCTCCATCAATCTATTTTTAGCAGAAATTGATCGTCCAGAATTGCTTACGCGTGGATTCTCCAATACTTATATTGTCAGGGCACTCGGATTACCTGCCTTCCTCGGCTACAATGCCAATCAGACATATAACACTCACAGGGATCGATCCGGTGCAACAGCTACTGCTCTTCCCCCTATCAAACAATATGTCGCGGAACACTATGCTCAACCGAATGATCAATATTTTGGAATTGCCAAGGGGCGGAATGTCATCTATCTCCACCTTGAAAGCTTACAACAATTTGTAATTGACTATAAGTTAAATGTTAATGGTGTAGAACATGAAGTAACTCCTTTCCTTAACTCCCTCTATCATTCTAACTCAACTCTTGCCTTTTCCAACTTCTTTAATCAAGTCAAGGCTGGAAAAACCTCAGACTCTGAGACAATGCTTGAAACCTCTCTCTTCGGGCTTAATCAGGGTTCCTTTATGGTTCAATACGGCGGAAGCAATACCCAGCAAGCAGCACCTTATATCTTATCAAAGAATGGAGGCTACACATCTGCTGTCTTTCACGGAAATGCAGCAAGCTTTTGGAATAGAAACAATACTTACAAACAATGGGGGTATAATTACTTCTTTGACCAGTCTTATTTTTCAAAAACCACTGCAGACAATTCATTCCAGTATGGTTTGAACGATAAAATCATGTTTGCAGATTCCATTCAGTATCTTGAACGCTTGCAACAGCCGTTCTATACAAAATTTATCACTGTTTCCAACCACTATCCCTACACAACCAGCTTGACTGGAGATGAGATTGGCTTTCCACTAGCTAATACAAAGGACGAAACCATCAATGGTTACTTTGCAACAGCCAACTATCTAGATGCTTCCATCAAAGCATTCTTCGATTATTTAAAAGCAACTGGTTTGTATGAAAATTCTATCATCATCCTTTATGGCGATCACTACGGAATTTCTAATTCACGCAATCCAGATTTAGCACCACTAATTGGAAAAGACTCCCAAACCTGGTCAGACTTTGATAACGCTATGATGCAGCGTGTCCCATATATGATTGTTATTCCTGGGATGACAAATGGTGGTATTTTCAATACTTACAGCGGTGAAATAGATGCTCTCCCTACCCTCGAACATCTACTAGGTATTAAAGCAAATCATTTCCTTCAAGTTGGTCAAGACATACTTTCTAACCAGCACAACCAAATTGTAGCCCTAAGAACTGCGGGAAGCTTTATTACTCCTAAATACACTAGCTATGAAAGAAAACTCTATTATACTGAGACCGGACAAGAAATTACAAATCCGGATGAAACAACTCAAAAAGAAATCGATCATATCAAAGAAACAGTTGCAGCTCAATTAGCCGCTAGCGATGCTATTCAGACTGGTGATCTCATACGCTTTTTTGATAATGGTTTACCAGCTTTAGATATTAACCAATATAGCTACATAGACTCACTGGCTGCTGAAATTGCCATTGAAAATAAACTCGGTAAAAACTCGACCAGTCTTTATAGCAAAAACGGGAATAAATCTACTGTTGATTTGTTTAAAGCACCAAGCTATGCCGAGCTTTACAATAAGAATGGCTCAGTAAATACCGAAACAAATACGACAACTAGCACATCATCTGAATAA
- a CDS encoding colicin E5-related ribonuclease, whose translation MDTVVDAAQGGNISPASIGTSLAINAITEGVSSKTVKGQKGNIAPDFKAIDDTGNISSIAQTVDTVDRVGAVGKIITKMEAGDIAFSDKFSKSHYSSQVSDRGWTNQKIADTINNPVKTTSGYNKYTNSSVTNYYVDDVHYVAVDDSTGKVIQIADLNNPNWKGPQ comes from the coding sequence GTGGATACTGTTGTGGATGCGGCCCAAGGTGGCAACATCAGCCCAGCCAGCATTGGAACAAGCCTAGCTATCAATGCCATAACAGAAGGTGTCTCTAGCAAAACTGTTAAGGGACAGAAGGGGAATATTGCCCCAGACTTTAAGGCGATTGATGATACTGGGAATATCTCGAGTATAGCGCAAACTGTTGACACAGTGGATAGAGTAGGTGCTGTAGGTAAGATAATTACTAAGATGGAAGCAGGAGATATTGCTTTTAGTGATAAATTTTCAAAGTCTCATTATTCTAGTCAAGTTTCAGATAGAGGTTGGACTAATCAAAAAATTGCAGATACCATCAATAATCCCGTAAAAACGACTTCTGGTTATAATAAATATACTAATAGCAGTGTAACAAATTACTATGTTGATGATGTGCATTATGTTGCAGTTGATGATAGCACAGGAAAAGTTATTCAAATTGCTGATTTAAACAATCCAAATTGGAAAGGACCTCAATAA